A window from Chromatiaceae bacterium encodes these proteins:
- a CDS encoding endonuclease, which yields MKRVIFGLMFLPVVAAAAPHGYLDTIPVFWRTLYPDGGEGLYCGERFAARDRSYNIEHVFPMSWVTKTLGCGDRDACRRNSRRFNEIESDMHNMYPARKDLNKARGSYPYREIRGEHWVERHCDFEIDYRARAVEPRPAVRGDIARAMLYMADRYDLKLFERQRRQLLEWHRADPPDAAERRRNRRIADVQGNANPWID from the coding sequence GTGAAGCGCGTCATATTTGGCCTAATGTTTTTGCCGGTGGTCGCCGCGGCGGCACCGCACGGCTATCTGGATACGATCCCGGTTTTCTGGCGCACCCTGTATCCGGACGGCGGGGAGGGATTGTACTGCGGAGAGCGATTTGCAGCGCGCGACCGAAGTTACAACATCGAACACGTGTTCCCGATGAGCTGGGTAACCAAGACACTGGGTTGCGGCGACCGCGACGCCTGTCGAAGAAACAGTCGCCGTTTCAACGAGATCGAATCGGACATGCACAACATGTACCCGGCAAGAAAGGATCTCAACAAGGCGCGCGGTTCCTATCCCTATCGCGAGATCCGCGGCGAGCACTGGGTCGAACGCCACTGCGATTTCGAGATCGATTACCGCGCGCGGGCGGTCGAGCCGCGTCCCGCCGTGCGTGGCGACATCGCGCGTGCGATGTTGTACATGGCCGATCGTTATGATCTCAAGCTGTTCGAGCGCCAGCGGCGCCAGCTGCTCGAATGGCACCGCGCCGACCCACCGGATGCCGCAGAGCGCCGGCGCAATCGCCGTATCGCGGACGTGCAGGGTAACGCCAACCCCTGGATCGACTGA
- a CDS encoding PAS domain S-box protein, protein MERGWLHSLRFRLIAGSIVALLVLFGLVSLNTSRVLHEFALENTRQVIAQTSETLNLHLVEHTGDTGFAEIEDYLNGLISGDEQGVVYLALLAEDGRVLARSRTSPDPLPDTMQPVEQQIRSGMVHVRQPILLADNQVGTLHYGLNTRLLRDTNRRLLQQNLTLLGAGLIGTIALLVLIGVRVGTQLGRLVHASRALAAGVHETRALETGHNELSLLARSFNQMADAVAERTAALQDSQAQLTAMIDNPSLLIGLLDTEGNVLQVNTAVLALNDTQMSDIQGRPAWLSPVFSHDPDVQRRVREAVQRGAVGEASQFELTYQTKYGVRIADFSLQPVRNTRGEVAWLVPLGLDVTARVEAGELQRVSEERLRATLEHSPNLAVQWFDRRGRVVYWNAASERFYGWSADEALGKTLDELLYTPEQAQEFLALIDKIATSGEPVGPIESPVHRRDGERRWVEATVFPIPGDTPDNPLFVCMDIDISARKQAVVALERERGFLGTLVETIPDLVWLKDPDGVYLACNVRFERFFGAPSAEIVGKTDYDFMDAELAEFFRAHDRRAIAAEAPQVNEEWVTFADDGHKELLETTKTPMYDAQGQLVGVLGVGHDITERKRMEDDLRQSDERFRTLFERSPDPAWIIDDNQFVECNTAAVQVMRGQNPRDILDRHPSELSPEVQPDGETSFDKAERMMGLAMDKGIHRFEWTHRRLDGSEFIAEVTLSRISLSDHAVIYCMWRDITDRKQAELELESYREDLEALVVKRSGELRDSQRHLQAIIDNLPAVFFTKGADGRMLMVNRIFETAVGIPRERAIGRTDREVFPAEAAAEIMRVDQEVLSGTSAVTFEEDVPHPDGTLHHYLTTKAPLLDDQGAAYALIGIATDITRFQQMQQELAKAQAIAHVGSWRVDVLRDELTWSAETYRIMGVEAGTQLRIDDFMQRVHPDDLAAVSAAWQAALTGAGYDIEHRILVDGGVKWLREQAELQFDADGRALSCIGSVQDITDIKRAEQATREALAEAQRLARAKSDFLANMSHEIRTPLNAVLGMARIGLRKTGQHATHDLWERVMGAGEHLLGVVNDILDYSKIEAGKFQIDQQAFDLASVIDNALDAVTEVAWQKGLALHRRQADDLPEWVSGDPQRLQQVLVNLLSNACKFTELGEVGLEVARNGGRVEFAVVDTGIGMTSEQLARVFKPFEQADTSTTRRYGGTGLGLVISQDLARLMGGEIVVQSTAGEGSRFTLRLPLPAVGAPERHDQQAAQSGGGQRLQGIRVLAAEDVETNRLILGDLLEFEGASVEFAEHGRRALDLVTQRGAEAFDVILMDLQMPEMDGYEATQRIHAIAPRIPVIGLTAHAMSEVRDRCLAVGMVRHIAKPFDPEELTQSILDCVEVTGHTAGGAVPPGSHKPVPTAPAPAPVAQDLADGNLVDWTGLLARFGNRKSFIARLVDTALSSHREGPAKLLAQIESGDLEGLAFNAHAVKGLAGNLAADAVQELAARTEKAARAGQAEAVALAAELAETLKRLLNELERHAGAAERESEVG, encoded by the coding sequence ATGGAGCGGGGATGGTTGCATTCGCTGCGCTTCCGGCTGATCGCCGGCAGCATCGTTGCGCTGCTGGTCCTGTTCGGGCTGGTGAGCCTGAACACCTCCCGGGTACTGCACGAATTCGCGCTGGAAAACACCCGCCAGGTGATCGCGCAAACATCCGAGACGCTCAATCTGCATCTGGTGGAGCACACCGGCGACACGGGTTTCGCCGAAATCGAAGACTATCTGAATGGCCTGATCAGCGGCGACGAGCAGGGTGTCGTGTATCTCGCGCTGCTCGCCGAAGACGGCCGCGTACTGGCGCGCAGCCGCACCAGCCCTGACCCCCTGCCCGATACGATGCAGCCGGTCGAGCAGCAGATACGATCCGGCATGGTGCACGTCAGGCAGCCGATCCTGTTGGCCGACAACCAGGTCGGCACGCTGCATTACGGACTGAATACCCGGTTGCTGCGCGATACCAACCGGCGGCTTCTGCAGCAGAACCTCACGTTGCTTGGTGCGGGTCTGATCGGCACCATCGCGCTGCTGGTCCTGATCGGCGTCCGCGTCGGCACCCAGTTGGGGCGCCTGGTACACGCCAGTCGCGCGCTCGCCGCCGGGGTGCACGAGACGCGCGCACTGGAGACCGGCCACAACGAACTGTCGCTGCTGGCGCGCAGCTTCAACCAGATGGCGGATGCCGTCGCCGAACGCACCGCTGCGCTGCAGGACAGCCAGGCGCAGTTGACCGCGATGATCGACAACCCGTCACTGCTGATCGGCCTGCTCGACACCGAGGGCAACGTGTTGCAGGTCAACACCGCGGTGCTGGCGCTGAACGATACACAGATGAGCGACATACAGGGTCGCCCCGCGTGGCTGAGCCCGGTGTTCTCACACGACCCCGATGTGCAGCGTCGCGTCCGCGAGGCGGTACAGCGTGGAGCCGTCGGCGAGGCCAGCCAGTTCGAATTGACGTACCAGACCAAATACGGGGTACGGATCGCGGATTTCAGCCTGCAGCCGGTGCGCAACACGCGCGGCGAGGTGGCGTGGCTGGTGCCGTTGGGCCTCGATGTCACCGCACGGGTCGAAGCGGGAGAGCTGCAGCGGGTCTCGGAGGAACGCCTGCGCGCGACGCTGGAGCATTCGCCGAACCTCGCGGTGCAGTGGTTCGACCGTCGCGGGCGCGTGGTGTACTGGAACGCCGCCTCCGAGCGATTCTACGGCTGGAGCGCCGACGAGGCGCTCGGCAAGACGCTCGACGAGTTGTTGTATACGCCCGAGCAGGCACAAGAGTTTCTCGCGCTCATCGACAAAATCGCGACCAGCGGAGAGCCGGTGGGGCCGATCGAGTCGCCGGTGCACAGGCGCGATGGCGAGCGGCGCTGGGTCGAGGCGACGGTGTTTCCCATCCCCGGGGATACGCCGGACAACCCACTGTTCGTCTGCATGGACATCGACATCAGCGCGCGCAAGCAGGCGGTGGTGGCACTGGAACGCGAACGCGGCTTCCTCGGTACCCTGGTCGAGACGATCCCCGACCTGGTCTGGCTGAAAGATCCCGACGGCGTCTATCTGGCCTGCAACGTGCGTTTCGAGCGTTTCTTCGGTGCCCCGTCCGCGGAGATCGTCGGCAAGACCGATTACGATTTCATGGACGCCGAGCTCGCCGAGTTCTTTCGCGCCCACGATCGCCGGGCGATCGCAGCCGAGGCGCCGCAGGTCAACGAGGAATGGGTCACGTTCGCCGACGACGGACACAAGGAGCTGCTCGAGACCACCAAGACGCCGATGTACGACGCGCAGGGGCAGTTGGTCGGCGTGCTTGGCGTCGGGCACGACATCACCGAGCGCAAGCGCATGGAAGACGATCTGCGGCAGAGCGACGAACGGTTCCGCACCTTGTTCGAACGCTCGCCGGATCCGGCATGGATCATCGACGACAACCAGTTCGTCGAGTGCAACACGGCGGCTGTGCAGGTCATGCGCGGCCAGAACCCGCGCGACATCCTGGATCGGCATCCGTCCGAGCTCTCGCCCGAGGTCCAGCCGGACGGTGAGACATCTTTCGACAAGGCGGAACGCATGATGGGCCTGGCGATGGACAAGGGCATCCATCGCTTCGAGTGGACCCACCGCCGGCTCGATGGCAGCGAATTCATCGCCGAAGTCACCTTGTCGCGGATCTCGCTGTCCGACCACGCGGTGATCTATTGCATGTGGCGTGATATCACGGACCGCAAGCAGGCCGAACTGGAACTCGAGAGCTACCGCGAAGATCTCGAGGCCCTCGTCGTGAAACGTTCCGGTGAGCTGCGTGACAGCCAGCGTCATCTGCAGGCGATCATCGACAACCTGCCGGCGGTGTTCTTCACGAAGGGCGCCGACGGTCGCATGTTGATGGTGAACCGCATATTCGAGACCGCGGTCGGCATCCCGCGGGAGCGAGCGATCGGCCGTACCGATCGCGAGGTCTTTCCTGCGGAGGCGGCCGCGGAGATCATGCGCGTCGACCAGGAAGTGCTGTCCGGTACCAGCGCCGTGACCTTCGAGGAAGACGTGCCGCATCCGGACGGGACCCTGCACCACTACCTGACGACCAAGGCGCCGCTGTTGGACGACCAGGGGGCAGCGTACGCGCTGATCGGAATCGCGACCGACATCACCCGTTTCCAGCAGATGCAGCAGGAACTTGCCAAGGCGCAGGCGATCGCCCACGTGGGCAGCTGGCGCGTGGATGTCCTGCGCGATGAACTGACCTGGTCGGCGGAGACCTACCGGATCATGGGTGTTGAGGCCGGCACTCAGTTGCGTATCGACGATTTCATGCAGCGGGTCCACCCGGACGACCTCGCTGCGGTCAGTGCGGCCTGGCAGGCCGCACTGACCGGTGCTGGCTACGACATCGAACACCGGATCCTGGTGGACGGCGGGGTCAAATGGCTGCGTGAACAGGCCGAACTACAGTTCGATGCCGACGGTCGCGCTCTCAGCTGTATCGGCTCGGTGCAGGACATCACGGACATCAAGCGGGCCGAGCAGGCGACCCGGGAGGCGCTGGCCGAGGCGCAGCGTCTGGCGCGGGCAAAGAGCGATTTTCTGGCCAACATGAGCCACGAGATCCGCACCCCGCTCAACGCCGTACTGGGCATGGCCAGGATCGGTCTGCGCAAGACCGGGCAGCACGCGACCCATGACCTCTGGGAACGTGTCATGGGCGCCGGCGAGCACCTGCTCGGGGTGGTCAATGACATACTCGACTATTCCAAGATCGAGGCCGGAAAGTTTCAGATCGACCAGCAGGCGTTCGATCTGGCATCGGTGATCGACAATGCATTGGACGCCGTTACCGAGGTCGCCTGGCAGAAAGGCCTGGCGTTGCATCGGCGACAGGCCGATGACCTGCCCGAATGGGTCAGCGGGGATCCGCAGCGCCTGCAGCAGGTTTTGGTGAATCTGCTCTCGAATGCCTGCAAGTTCACTGAACTCGGCGAGGTCGGTCTCGAGGTGGCGCGAAACGGGGGTCGCGTCGAATTCGCCGTCGTGGATACCGGCATCGGCATGACCTCCGAGCAGCTTGCGCGCGTATTCAAACCGTTCGAGCAGGCGGACACATCGACGACCCGTCGCTACGGCGGTACCGGTCTCGGTCTGGTGATCAGTCAGGACCTGGCACGACTGATGGGTGGCGAGATCGTGGTACAGAGCACCGCGGGCGAAGGTAGTCGGTTCACCCTGCGGCTGCCACTGCCGGCCGTTGGTGCACCGGAACGTCACGACCAGCAAGCCGCCCAATCCGGCGGTGGTCAACGCCTCCAGGGGATCCGGGTGCTGGCCGCCGAAGACGTCGAGACCAATCGCCTGATCCTCGGGGATCTGCTCGAGTTCGAAGGGGCCAGCGTGGAGTTCGCGGAGCATGGCCGGCGTGCGCTTGATCTGGTAACGCAGCGCGGGGCGGAGGCGTTCGACGTCATCCTGATGGACCTGCAGATGCCCGAGATGGACGGTTACGAGGCGACTCAGCGGATCCATGCGATCGCACCACGGATCCCGGTGATCGGCTTGACCGCACACGCCATGTCCGAGGTGCGCGACCGCTGCCTCGCCGTCGGCATGGTGCGTCATATCGCCAAACCGTTCGATCCCGAGGAACTGACGCAGTCGATCCTCGATTGCGTGGAGGTGACCGGGCACACGGCCGGTGGTGCCGTGCCACCGGGTTCGCACAAGCCCGTTCCGACGGCCCCGGCCCCGGCACCGGTCGCCCAGGATCTGGCAGACGGCAACCTGGTCGACTGGACTGGCCTGCTGGCCCGCTTCGGCAACCGCAAGAGCTTCATCGCGCGGCTGGTTGATACAGCGCTGTCCAGCCATAGGGAGGGTCCGGCCAAGCTGCTGGCACAGATCGAATCCGGTGACCTGGAGGGTTTGGCGTTCAACGCACATGCGGTCAAGGGGCTGGCCGGCAACCTCGCGGCGGATGCCGTCCAGGAACTGGCCGCACGCACCGAGAAAGCGGCCCGTGCCGGCCAGGCCGAGGCGGTCGCACTGGCAGCCGAGCTCGCCGAGACGCTCAAGCGGCTGCTCAACGAACTCGAGCGGCATGCTGGTGCCGCCGAACGCGAGAGTGAGGTCGGCTGA
- a CDS encoding SCP2 sterol-binding domain-containing protein, with protein sequence MAELFSADWMNSLKEAWNADPEVKGRLSEIGFNSVITCGFKNEDQPRGVFVVENGECVRAGDYDGTKPDWDMRADRDNWMKWASDGIGMAGLGTAFAMGKLKFLSGDFKSMIKDPRMAGPFVKSFALMKQIDTD encoded by the coding sequence ATGGCAGAACTCTTTTCCGCAGACTGGATGAACAGCCTTAAAGAAGCGTGGAATGCGGACCCCGAGGTCAAGGGCCGCCTGTCCGAGATCGGTTTCAATTCCGTCATCACCTGCGGATTCAAGAACGAAGACCAGCCGCGTGGCGTGTTCGTCGTAGAGAACGGCGAGTGCGTACGAGCCGGTGACTACGACGGCACCAAGCCCGACTGGGACATGCGTGCCGATCGCGACAACTGGATGAAGTGGGCCTCCGACGGCATCGGGATGGCCGGCCTCGGTACCGCATTTGCGATGGGCAAGCTCAAGTTCCTGAGTGGCGATTTCAAGAGCATGATCAAGGATCCGCGCATGGCCGGTCCGTTCGTCAAGAGCTTCGCACTGATGAAGCAGATCGATACCGACTGA
- the metH gene encoding methionine synthase: MPRDCTAQLKALMAERILVMDGAYGTMIQRYKLDEAAYRGTRFADWPSDLKGNNDLLTLTRPDVITEIHEAYLAAGSDIIETNTFSATRISMADYGMESLVRELNVESARLARTLADRHSTAEKPRFVAGSVGPTNRTASISPDVNDPGARNVTFDELVEAYAEAIDGLIDGGVDLLLIETIFDTLNAKAAVFATERVFDAKGFRLPIILSGTITDQSGRTLSGQTTEAFYNSLRHARPLAMSLNCALGPDLLRQYVEEMSRVCETYVATYPNAGLPNEFGEYDLTPEDMGRHIGEWADAGFLNLVGGCCGNTPPHIAAIAKAVAGKRPRLVPAIPAACRLSGLEPLNIDKALNFVNVGERANVTGSARFKRLILEGDYETALDICREQVANGAQVIDVNMDEGMLDGVAAMRRFLNLCAGEPDIAKVPVMIDSSKWEIIEAGLQCVQGKSIVNSISMKEGEGRFREQATLCRRYGAAVIVMAFDEVGQADTQARKVEICTRAYRILVDEIGFPPEDIIFDPNIFAVATGIEEHNNYGVDFIEATREIKRTLPHALVSGGVSNVSFSFRGNNPVREAIHAVFLYHAIQAGMDMGIVNAGQLAVYDDLPEALRDAVEDVILNRDPEAGERLVELAPRYAGEAHAEKVEDREWRSWPVNKRLEHALVKGITQFIEDDTEEARRQAERPLHVIEGPLMDGMNVVGDLFGAGKMFLPQVVKSARVMKKAVAYLEPYLEAEKQEMAAAGGTLKSNGRILMATVKGDVHDIGKNIVGVVLQCNNYEVFDIGVMVPAETILNKAREHDVDIIGLSGLITPSLDEMVHIAKEMKRQGFTLPLMIGGATTSKAHTAVKIDPEYEHGAVYVADASRAVGVASALLSDEQKPQFLAETRAEYNEVRLRRAAKAEAASLVSIAEARANATPVDWAAAPISTPARLGVTVLDDIDLAQIVPYIDWTFFFHAWQLKGRYPKILDDPEKGEEARKLFADAQAMLKRIVGEKWLRGAAVVGLFPANAVGDDIEVYTDDTRSEVKLRLHNLRKQGRQPAGHYNESLADFVAPKDSGVADYIGGFAATAGLGIDPKLKEFEADHDDYHGIMLKALADRLAEALTEWLHEKVRKELWAYAQDESLDNAQLIAERYQGIRPAMGYPASPDHSEKDLLWELLDAETNTGIWLTESKAMVPTASVSGLYFAHPQARYFAVGKLNRDQVEDYAGRKGMPVAEAERWLAPNLAYEP; this comes from the coding sequence ATGCCGCGCGACTGCACAGCCCAACTCAAGGCCCTGATGGCCGAACGTATCCTCGTCATGGACGGCGCCTACGGCACCATGATCCAGCGTTACAAGCTCGACGAGGCGGCGTATCGCGGCACGCGCTTCGCCGACTGGCCGAGCGACCTGAAGGGCAACAACGACCTGCTGACACTGACCCGGCCGGATGTGATCACCGAGATCCACGAGGCCTATCTCGCCGCCGGTTCAGACATCATCGAGACCAATACCTTCAGCGCGACGCGCATATCCATGGCGGACTACGGCATGGAATCGCTGGTGCGCGAGCTGAACGTGGAATCGGCGCGCCTGGCACGAACCCTGGCGGATCGCCACTCGACAGCGGAAAAGCCGCGTTTTGTCGCCGGTTCGGTCGGTCCGACCAACCGCACGGCCTCCATCTCGCCCGACGTCAACGATCCGGGTGCACGCAATGTCACGTTCGACGAGTTGGTCGAGGCCTATGCGGAGGCGATCGATGGGCTGATCGACGGCGGTGTCGACCTGCTGCTGATCGAGACCATCTTCGACACCTTGAATGCCAAGGCCGCCGTATTCGCCACCGAACGGGTATTCGATGCCAAGGGTTTCAGGCTGCCGATCATCCTGTCCGGCACCATCACCGACCAGTCGGGTCGCACCCTGTCGGGCCAGACCACCGAGGCGTTCTACAACAGCCTGCGACATGCCAGGCCTTTGGCGATGAGTCTGAACTGCGCACTGGGACCGGACCTGCTGCGTCAGTATGTCGAGGAGATGTCCCGGGTCTGCGAGACCTATGTCGCGACCTATCCGAACGCGGGGCTGCCGAACGAGTTCGGCGAATACGATCTGACGCCCGAGGATATGGGTCGGCACATCGGTGAATGGGCGGATGCCGGTTTTCTCAACTTGGTGGGTGGATGCTGCGGCAACACGCCGCCACATATCGCGGCGATCGCCAAAGCGGTGGCCGGAAAAAGGCCGCGACTCGTGCCGGCGATTCCGGCGGCCTGCAGGCTGTCCGGCCTCGAGCCGCTGAACATCGACAAGGCGCTGAACTTCGTCAACGTCGGCGAGCGGGCGAACGTGACCGGCTCGGCCAGGTTCAAGCGCCTGATTCTCGAGGGTGACTACGAAACCGCACTCGACATCTGTCGCGAACAGGTCGCGAACGGTGCCCAGGTGATCGACGTGAACATGGACGAGGGCATGCTCGACGGAGTCGCCGCGATGCGGCGTTTCCTGAACCTGTGTGCGGGCGAACCGGATATCGCCAAGGTGCCGGTGATGATCGACTCATCGAAGTGGGAGATCATCGAGGCCGGTCTGCAGTGCGTGCAGGGCAAGTCGATCGTCAACTCGATCTCGATGAAGGAAGGCGAGGGCAGGTTCCGTGAGCAGGCCACCCTGTGCCGGCGTTACGGTGCCGCGGTGATCGTGATGGCGTTCGACGAGGTCGGCCAGGCCGACACCCAGGCCCGCAAGGTCGAGATCTGTACGCGTGCCTACCGGATTCTGGTCGACGAGATCGGCTTCCCGCCCGAGGACATCATCTTCGACCCGAATATCTTCGCGGTCGCGACCGGCATCGAGGAGCACAACAACTACGGTGTCGATTTCATAGAGGCGACGCGCGAGATCAAGCGTACGCTGCCGCATGCCCTGGTGTCCGGTGGCGTGTCCAACGTGTCGTTCTCGTTCCGTGGCAACAACCCGGTGCGCGAGGCGATCCACGCGGTGTTCCTGTACCACGCGATCCAGGCCGGCATGGACATGGGGATCGTCAACGCTGGTCAGCTGGCGGTGTACGACGATCTGCCCGAGGCGCTGCGGGACGCGGTGGAGGACGTGATTCTCAACAGGGATCCGGAGGCCGGTGAGCGGTTGGTCGAGCTCGCGCCGCGGTACGCCGGCGAGGCGCATGCCGAGAAGGTCGAAGACAGGGAGTGGCGCAGTTGGCCGGTCAACAAACGCCTTGAACATGCACTGGTCAAGGGCATCACACAGTTCATCGAAGACGACACCGAGGAGGCGCGCCGGCAGGCCGAGCGGCCATTGCACGTGATCGAGGGGCCCTTGATGGACGGCATGAATGTCGTCGGCGACCTGTTTGGGGCCGGCAAGATGTTCCTGCCACAGGTGGTGAAGTCGGCGCGCGTGATGAAGAAGGCGGTGGCCTATCTCGAACCCTACCTGGAGGCCGAGAAGCAGGAGATGGCCGCGGCCGGCGGCACGCTGAAGAGCAACGGCCGGATCCTGATGGCGACCGTCAAGGGCGACGTGCACGACATCGGCAAGAACATCGTCGGCGTGGTCCTGCAATGCAACAACTACGAGGTGTTCGACATCGGTGTGATGGTCCCGGCCGAGACCATCCTGAACAAGGCACGTGAACACGACGTCGATATCATCGGACTTTCCGGGCTGATCACACCCTCGCTCGACGAGATGGTGCACATCGCGAAAGAGATGAAGCGCCAGGGATTCACGCTGCCGTTGATGATCGGTGGTGCGACCACGTCGAAGGCACACACCGCGGTGAAGATCGACCCCGAATACGAACACGGTGCCGTGTATGTCGCCGACGCCTCGCGAGCGGTCGGTGTCGCGAGCGCCCTGCTGTCGGACGAACAGAAACCGCAGTTTCTTGCCGAGACACGCGCCGAGTACAACGAGGTGCGGCTGAGGCGCGCCGCGAAGGCCGAAGCGGCAAGCCTGGTCTCGATTGCCGAGGCCCGCGCCAACGCGACGCCGGTCGACTGGGCGGCGGCACCGATCTCAACGCCGGCCCGGCTCGGCGTGACGGTGCTCGACGACATCGATCTCGCGCAGATCGTGCCGTATATCGACTGGACCTTTTTCTTCCATGCCTGGCAGCTGAAAGGTCGCTATCCAAAGATCCTCGACGATCCGGAGAAGGGCGAAGAGGCACGCAAGCTGTTCGCCGATGCCCAGGCGATGTTGAAACGCATCGTCGGCGAGAAATGGCTGCGCGGCGCGGCGGTGGTCGGTTTGTTCCCGGCGAACGCGGTGGGTGACGACATCGAGGTCTACACGGACGATACGCGCAGTGAAGTGAAGCTGAGGCTGCACAACCTGCGCAAGCAGGGCAGACAGCCTGCGGGGCACTACAACGAATCGCTGGCCGATTTCGTCGCGCCGAAAGACAGTGGCGTCGCCGACTACATCGGCGGTTTTGCGGCGACCGCCGGTCTGGGTATAGACCCCAAGTTGAAGGAGTTCGAGGCCGACCACGACGACTACCACGGCATCATGCTGAAGGCGCTGGCCGACCGTCTTGCCGAGGCGCTGACCGAATGGCTGCACGAAAAGGTGCGCAAGGAACTCTGGGCCTATGCACAGGACGAGTCGCTCGACAACGCGCAGCTGATTGCCGAGCGCTATCAGGGGATTCGCCCGGCGATGGGTTATCCGGCATCGCCCGATCACAGCGAGAAAGACCTGCTGTGGGAGCTGCTGGATGCCGAGACCAACACCGGAATCTGGCTGACCGAGTCGAAGGCGATGGTGCCGACCGCGTCGGTCAGCGGCCTGTATTTCGCGCATCCGCAGGCAAGGTATTTCGCGGTCGGCAAGCTCAACCGTGACCAGGTCGAGGACTATGCGGGACGCAAGGGCATGCCGGTGGCGGAAGCCGAACGCTGGCTGGCACCCAACCTCGCATACGAACCCTGA